A region from the Desulfoglaeba alkanexedens ALDC genome encodes:
- a CDS encoding cupin domain-containing protein encodes MKKVNLFEANDFDPKALKRLLVHDSPYFKILNFNFKPGQELPVHAHDIEGQVSLTVIEGKGLFLGKDGATLPAAAGDVLVCDIAEPHGLRAETDLRLLVTIAPPI; translated from the coding sequence ATGAAAAAGGTCAATCTGTTTGAAGCCAACGATTTCGACCCCAAGGCCCTCAAAAGACTTCTCGTGCACGATTCGCCCTATTTCAAGATCCTCAACTTCAATTTCAAGCCGGGCCAGGAACTTCCCGTCCACGCGCACGACATAGAGGGCCAGGTGAGCCTCACGGTGATCGAAGGGAAAGGCCTTTTTCTGGGGAAGGACGGTGCCACGCTTCCGGCGGCGGCCGGAGACGTATTGGTCTGTGACATTGCGGAACCGCACGGGCTGAGAGCGGAAACCGATCTGAGGCTCCTGGTGACCATCGCGCCGCCCATCTGA